From Medicago truncatula cultivar Jemalong A17 chromosome 7, MtrunA17r5.0-ANR, whole genome shotgun sequence, a single genomic window includes:
- the LOC25499513 gene encoding cellulose synthase A catalytic subunit 3 [UDP-forming], whose product MELQGEARGKPMAALSAPLCRICFKDVGKTVDGEPFIACSVCVYPVCRLCYEDEREDGKQSCPQCNTRYKRHKGSPAVDGDGDEVALDFDYDKEVSHNHILRPTNGQEVSGECPAASHERLSTPSPVVGGGKHVKILPNSSDVNQFPNTRVADAGLGNIAWKERVDAWKMKKEKNAVPMSSSQASSERGDGDVDSRSDVPVDDSLLNDEARQPLSRKVSIRSSKINPYRFVIVMRLVILCFFLHYRITNPVRSAYPLWLISVMCEICFAISWILDQFPKWLPINRETYLDRLALRYDQEGEPSQLAAVDIFVSTVDPLKEPPLVTANTVLSILAVDYPVDKVSCYVSDDGAAMLTLEALAQTSEFARKWVPFCKKYTIEPRAPESFFAQKIDFFKDIVQTSFVKDRIAMKREYEDFKIRINELVEKATEDPEEGRVMQDGMPWPGNNVRDHPAMIQVFLGQSGGLDTDGNELPCLVYVSREKRQGFQHHKKAGAMNALVRVSGVLTNGPFLLNLDCDHYINNSKALREAMCFMMDPNLGKYVCYVQFPQRFDGIDRNDRYANRNTVFFEINLRGLDGIQGPVYVGTGCVFNRTALYGDEPPLKLKKKKPGFLSSLCGGSRKKSLKSSKEGSEKKMPKKHVNPTVPVFNLEDIEGGVEVDDKKPLLSKELLGKRFSQSAVFLDSTQMENGGVPQNVTPEMLLKEAIQVISCGYEDKSEWGTEIGWIYGSVTEDILTGFKMHARGWRSIYCMPKRPAFKGSAPINLSDRLNQVLRWALGSVEILFSRHCPIWYGYGGRLKWLQRVAYINTTIYPLTAIPLIVYCSLPAVCLLINKFIIPKVSNIEILWFILLFISIMATGILEIRWSGVGIDEWWRNEQFWVIGGVSAHLLAVFQGLVKVVFRVDTNFTVTSKASDENGDSAELYKIKWTFLLVPPTTLFIFNLIGVVAGVSYAVNAGYRSSGPIFGKLFFAFWVIIHLFPFLKGLMGRKNRIPTIVVFWSIMLATVLSVLWVRLDPFTTRVIGPKAEKCGIGC is encoded by the exons ATGGAGTTACAAGGAGAAGCTAGG GGAAAACCAATGGCAGCATTGAGTGCTCCACTTTGCCGGATTTGTTTTAAAGATGTTGGCAAGACTGTTGATGGTGAACCGTTCATTGCATGCAGTGTTTGTGTTTATCCTGTTTGTAGGCTTTGCTATGAGGATGAAAGGGAAGATGGGAAACAATCTTGTCCTCAGTGTAATACCCGATACAAGAGGCATAAAG GAAGTCCTGCAGTTGATGGAGATGGTGATGAAGTTGCTCTTGACTTTGATTATGATAAGGAAGTTTCTCACAATCACATTCTACGACCGACAAATGGACAAGAG GTGTCTGGAGAGTGTCCTGCAGCCTCCCATGAGAGGCTCTCAACGCCATCACCCGTAGTTGGTGGGGGGAAGCACGTCAAGATTCTTCCAAATTCGTCTGATGTTAATCAATTTC CAAATACCAGGGTTGCGGATGCAGGACTGGGAAATATAGCGTGGAAAGAAAGAGTTGACGCGtggaagatgaagaaggaaaagaatGCTGTTCCAATGAGCTCAAGCCAAGCTTCTTCTGAAAGAGGCGATGGAGATGTTGATTCCAGATCTGATGTACCTGTTGATGATTCGTTGTT GAATGATGAAGCTCGGCAACCTCTTTCTAGGAAGGTTTCTATTCGATCCTCTAAGATAAATCCATATCGCTTTGTCATTGTTATGCGACTGGTTATCCTTTGCTTTTTCTTGCATTATCGAATAACCAATCCAGTGCGCAGTGCATATCCATTATGGTTGATATCAGTTATGTGCGAGATTTGCTTTGCCATATCCTGGATATTGGATCAATTCCCTAAGTGGCTTCCTATCAACCGTGAAACATATCTCGACAGACTTGCACTGAG ATATGATCAGGAAGGAGAACCATCCCAGCTAGCAGCTGTTGACATTTTTGTCAGCACTGTTGACCCGTTAAAGGAGCCTCCGCTTGTGACTGCCAATACTGTACTTTCAATTCTTGCAGTTGATTATCCAGTGGATAAGGTTTCCTGCTACGTATCGGATGACGGCGCTGCTATGTTGACATTGGAAGCTCTTGCTCAGACATCAGAGTTTGCGAGAAAATGGGTTCCTTTCTGCAAGAAGTATACTATTGAACCCCGTGCACCCGAGTCGTTCTTTGCGCAGAAGATTGACTTCTTCAAGGATATAGTTCAGACATCATTTGTGAAGGATCGTATAGCAATGAAG AGAGAGTATGAAGACTTTAAAATTCGTATTAATGAACTTGTTGAGAAGGCAACAGAAGATCCGGAAGAAGGGCGGGTAATGCAAGATGGAATGCCGTGGCCTGGAAATAACGTCAGAGACCATCCGGCAATGATTCAG GTTTTCTTAGGCCAAAGTGGAGGACTTGACACCGACGGCAATGAACTTCCATGTTTAGTATATGTTTCTCGTGAAAAGCGTCAAGGTTTCCAACATCACAAGAAAGCTGGTGCCATGAACGCACTT GTTCGAGTATCTGGTGTTCTTACTAATGGACCTTTCTTATTGAATCTTGATTGTGATCACTACATAAACAACAGCAAGGCCTTGAGGGAAGCTATGTGCTTTATGATGGATCCTAACCTCGGTAAATATGTTTGCTATGTCCAGTTTCCACAGAGGTTTGATGGTATTGATAGGAACGACCGATATGCCAATCGTAATACTGTTTTCTTTGAG ATAAATCTCAGAGGTTTGGATGGCATTCAAGGTCCTGTTTATGTCGGCACTGGATGTGTCTTCAATAGGACGGCTTTATACGGTGATGAACCTCCTCTTAAACTGAAAAAAAAGAAGCCTGGGTTTCTATCATCACTCTGTGGTGGAAGTAGAAAGAAGAGCTTAAAATCTAGCAAGGAAGGATCAGAAAAGAAAATGCCTAAGAAGCATGTCAACCCAACTGTGCCCGTCTTCAATCTGGAGGATATTGAAGGAGGTGTAGAAG TTGATGATAAGAAACCACTACTATCAAAAGAACTCCTTGGGAAAAGATTCAGCCAGTCGGCTGTTTTTCTTGATTCTACGCAGATGGAGAATGGTGGTGTTCCTCAGAATGTTACTCCAGAAATGCTTCTGAAGGAGGCTATTCAAGTTATCAGCTGTGGTTATGAGGATAAATCAGAATGGGGAACAGAG ATAGGATGGATTTACGGTTCCGTCACAGAAGATATTCTTACTGGATTCAAGATGCACGCCCGTGGTTGGCGGTCTATATACTGCATGCCAAAGCGGCCGGCATTTAAAGGTTCTGCACCTATCAATCTTTCAGATCGGCTAAACCAAGTGCTTCGGTGGGCTTTAGGTTCTGTTGAAATTCTTTTCAGCCGACATTGTCCTATCTGGTATGGTTATGGTGGAAGACTAAAGTGGCTCCAAAGGGTTGCATACATTAACACCACAATATATCCACTCACTGCCATTCCCCTTATCGTGTATTGTTCCTTGCCAGCCGTCTGTCTTCTTATTAACAAGTTCATCATTCCAAAG GTTAGCAACATAGAAATTCTATGGTTTATCCTTCTCTTTATTTCAATCATGGCAACTGGAATCCTGGAGATACGATGGAGCGGTGTTGGAATTGATGAGTGGTGGAGAAATGAACAATTTTGGGTGATCGGTGGTGTGTCTGCACATTTATTGGCCGTGTTTCAAGGTCTAGTAAAAGTAGTATTCAGAGTCGACACAAACTTCACAGTGACCTCAAAAGCATCAGATGAAAACGGAGACTCTGCAGAACTGTACAAGATCAAATGGACATTTCTTCTGGTTCCTCCAACGACACTTTTCATATTTAACTTGATAGGAGTTGTTGCTGGTGTATCATATGCTGTGAATGCTGGTTACCGATCATCTGGTCCGATCTTTGGTAAACTTTTCTTTGCGTTTTGGGTAATCATTCATCTCTTCCCTTTCCTTAAAGGTCTTATGGGACGCAAGAATCGAATACCAACCATTGTTGTGTTCTGGTCGATCATGCTTGCAACTGTTTTATCTGTGTTATGGGTTCGTCTTGATCCGTTTACCACAAGAGTCATTGGTCCTAAAGCTGAGAAGTGTGGAATTGGATGCTAG